A single genomic interval of Longimicrobium sp. harbors:
- a CDS encoding SET domain-containing protein-lysine N-methyltransferase, producing the protein MAKKGFRVRERLALRSSGIHGRGVFARERIPADTRLIEYAGERVTQEEGDRRYPWDDSVPYHTLLFKVDDDVLVDGGAGGNISRFINHSCDPNCASVIEDGRIYIDSIREIPEGEELTFDYHFIIEGRHTPAAKRRYPCHCGAASCRGTLLKKKR; encoded by the coding sequence ATGGCGAAGAAGGGCTTCCGGGTACGTGAGCGGCTGGCGCTGCGCAGCTCCGGCATCCATGGCCGCGGCGTCTTCGCGCGGGAGCGCATCCCCGCGGACACCCGGCTGATCGAGTACGCGGGCGAGCGCGTCACGCAGGAAGAGGGCGACCGGCGCTACCCGTGGGACGACTCCGTCCCGTATCACACGCTGCTGTTCAAGGTGGACGACGACGTCCTGGTGGACGGCGGGGCGGGGGGCAACATCTCCCGCTTCATCAACCATTCCTGCGACCCGAACTGCGCGTCGGTGATCGAGGATGGCCGCATCTACATCGACAGCATCCGCGAGATCCCGGAGGGCGAGGAGCTCACCTTCGACTACCACTTCATCATCGAAGGCCGCCACACGCCCGCAGCGAAGCGCCGCTATCCCTGCCACTGCGGCG